Within Novosphingobium resinovorum, the genomic segment CGCCGCAGCATGTCGGCAAGGTCGGCGACGACGCAGCCGATCATCATGTCGGTCAGCGGTTCGATCAGGCGGTGCTTCTCGGCGAGCGGGATGAAGACCTCGGGCGAGACGCTGGTGCCGTCGCTGCGCTGCCAGCGCAGCAGCGCCTCGGCACCGACGCAAAGGCCGGTCGCGATCTCCATGATCGGCTGGTAGAGCACGTGCAGTTCGCGGCGGCGGATGGCGTCTTCCAGCGCGCGCTCGGGCGTCAGCCTGCGGCGGGACGTCCACACGATCAGCGCGACCAGCAGCGCCGAGGTCAGCAGGGCAAGCGGAACCAGAGCCCACAACTCGCGGGCCATGCGGGACTGGACAAAGGCTTCGTCGGTGATGGCAAAGGCGCGGAAATGCCCGTCGTGCACGGAAGTGAAGATACGCGCGCCGACGCGGGCGAAGCCGTCCAAGGACGCGGCCCTGCGCATCACGTCCCCGGGCGCGGTGCCGTTGACGGCGATGATGCGGCCTTGAAGCGTGGCGATGCCGACCGTCATCGGCGTATCGGTCAGCACGTCCACGAAGCGTTCGTGGCTCACCAGCGCGTTGTAGTCGCCGCGATCGACCACGATGACCGGATGGCCGGCGCTGACTTGCGGCGCAACGTTCAGATAGAGGCCGAAGCCGCCGGCCAGTCGCGCATCCGGCGTTCCGTGTGCGACGAGCTTCGTCACCTTGCCCCAACTGGTGCAGGCGAGCTTGCCGTCCTGGAAATAGCCGACTTCCTCCACCGCGAGGTTGTCCACCGCCAGCTTGCGCATCCGCGCGATATGATCCTCTCCGCAGGCGTCCCAATCGACCGCCTGCAGTTCGCGGAATACGTCGGTCACGCGCGCGAAATTGCGCTCCGCACGCCGCAGCGTCCAGTCGCTGTATTCGGCGAGATGCTCGCGTTCGGCCTCCAGAGCACGGTGCCGGGCATAAGCGATGGCGGCTGCAAGCGGCAGGATCGTCGCAAGAGCGGCAAGAATGCCGGCGATGAAGACGATCCGCTGCCGCTGCATGGGCACACTATGTCAGAAAAACTACGTACTTCTACCCGGATTTGCCGACATAGCGGGCCACGGTCCTGCAGGCTTCGCAATGACGAAGCGGAGGTACTACGCTCAACCCAGCTTCAGTACGCCGTCGATGCGGCGCGGGGCGTTCCACGGATTGCCGTCGCGAAGGCCCTCGGGGAGCAGCGCGAAAGGCATGTTCTGGTAGCACACCGGGCGCAGGAAGCGCTCGATCGCCGAGGCGCCGACCGAGGTTGTCCGTCCGTCCGAGGTCGAGGGGAACGGGCCGCCGTGGACCATCGCGTGGCACACTTCGACGCCGGTGGGCCAGCCGTTGACGAGGATGCGTCCGACCTTGCGCTCCAGCACCGGCAGCAGCAGCGCGGCCTCCGCCTCGTCCTCGGCGTCGAGGATCAGGGTGGCGGTGAGCTGGCCTTCGAGGGCGGCGATGACCTTGAGCGCCTCGGCCATGTCGGTGACGGTGATGACCAGCGAGGAGGAGCCGAAGACTTCCGCGCCCAGCGCCGGATCGGCGAGGAAATCGGCCGCCGTGGTGCGGAACAGGGCGCCCTGCGCCTGATGCGGGCCGGTCGGCTCGACGCCGCGTGCGAGGGTGGTTACAGCGCCGTGGCCCGCCAGCGCGCTCACGCCCTCGACATAGGCCGAGTGGATGCCCGGCGTCAGCATGTCCTGCGCCGCGCTGCCGCCCATCGCCGCCGAGGCGGAGGCGAGGAAGGTATCGAGATCAGGCCCGTCGATGGCGATGACGAGGCCGGGATTGGTGCAGAACTGCCCGGCGCCCATCGTCAGCGAGCCGACGAAGGCCGCGCCCAGCGCTTCGGCACGCGCGGCGAGGGCGGCGGGGAACAGCACGACCGGGTTGATCGAACTCATCTCGGCATAGACCGGGATCGGCTCGGGCCGGGCCGCGGCGGTGCGCATCAGCGCCATGCCGCCGGGGCGCGATCCGGTGAAGCCGACCGCCTTGACGCGGTGGTCGGCGACCAGCGCGGTGCCTGCCTCACGCGTGGCGGGGAGGTAGGAGAACACGCCCTCGGGCAGATGGCACAGCGCCACCGCGCGCTGGATGGCGCGGGCCACCAGTTCGCCGGTGCCGGGATGGGCCGAGTGACCCTTGACGATAACCGGACAACCCGCCGCGAAGGCGGAGGCGGTGTCTCCGCCCGCGACCGAGAAGGCGAGGGGGAAGTTGCTGGCGCCGAACACCACGACCGGGCCAAGCGCGACCTTGCGCACGCGCAGGTCCGGGCGCGGCAGCGGCGCGCGCTCGGGCAGGGCGGGATCGATGGTGAGGCCCGCCCAGCTGCCTTCACGCAGGACTTGCGCGAAAAGGCGCAGCTGGCCGGCGGTGCGGCCCCGCTCGCCCTCGATACGGGCGCGGGGAAGGCCCGTCTCGGCCATGGCGCGCGCGATGAGCGGCTCGCCGATGCCGACGATCTCGTCGGCGATGGTTTCGAGGAAGACAGCGCGGGTTTCCGGGTCCAGTTCGGCGAAGGCGACCGCGGCCTCGTCGGCCAGCGCACAGGCGCGCTCGACTTCCGGCAGGCCTGCGGTGGTGAAGCGCGGTTCCAGCGCCGCGCCGGTCGCGGGGTTGATGGCGGCATAGCTTGCCTGCGTCTGCGCTTCTTCGCGGCCGATGAGGATGGCGCCGGTGATCATGTCGATGTCCTTAGCTGAGCGTGGGAAATGGTGATGGCCGTCAAAGCGCAAGCCGGGCGCGGCGCCTAATGCGCATGGCGGATCGGATTTCGCCCGGATCGCAATGATCGCCTGTCGTAGTTCCAACATTCGTTGTCCGGCTGGCAGTGCTTGAGGCGATCGCTTTCGTTGGGGCGCCCTGACGCGAGGTGGGCTGTTCACGGCCAGCGGTCCCGGATCAAGTCCGGGATGACGAGGTTGCGTTTGTGCGATCTTGACAAATATAACCACATGGGTTATATGGCCCAGCATCCCGAGCGGCGAATGATCACGTCGCTCCGGTGTATCGGGTCGGCGTCGTGGGCCGGGATGCGGTTTCAGCCGCGATCGCGCAAACCACGCGTCCATCGAAGACCCGGACTGTCTCTGCGCTACCGGAAACGCCGTCCATACGTTCCTGCGACACACGGCAGGACTTGGGACGGCCATCCCGGATAGCCTTCGGCCGATAACGATGCGAACCCTAACGACGGCCACATGGGACTTTCCGATGGAATACAGGTCGAGCCGGGCTGCACCGTGAGTTACCCGGCCGCTCGCCAGAGCTTCACGGAAAACCAAACCCTGCGTCCCAGCTTGGACGCTC encodes:
- a CDS encoding aldehyde dehydrogenase (NADP(+)), whose translation is MITGAILIGREEAQTQASYAAINPATGAALEPRFTTAGLPEVERACALADEAAVAFAELDPETRAVFLETIADEIVGIGEPLIARAMAETGLPRARIEGERGRTAGQLRLFAQVLREGSWAGLTIDPALPERAPLPRPDLRVRKVALGPVVVFGASNFPLAFSVAGGDTASAFAAGCPVIVKGHSAHPGTGELVARAIQRAVALCHLPEGVFSYLPATREAGTALVADHRVKAVGFTGSRPGGMALMRTAAARPEPIPVYAEMSSINPVVLFPAALAARAEALGAAFVGSLTMGAGQFCTNPGLVIAIDGPDLDTFLASASAAMGGSAAQDMLTPGIHSAYVEGVSALAGHGAVTTLARGVEPTGPHQAQGALFRTTAADFLADPALGAEVFGSSSLVITVTDMAEALKVIAALEGQLTATLILDAEDEAEAALLLPVLERKVGRILVNGWPTGVEVCHAMVHGGPFPSTSDGRTTSVGASAIERFLRPVCYQNMPFALLPEGLRDGNPWNAPRRIDGVLKLG
- a CDS encoding EAL domain-containing protein, whose amino-acid sequence is MQRQRIVFIAGILAALATILPLAAAIAYARHRALEAEREHLAEYSDWTLRRAERNFARVTDVFRELQAVDWDACGEDHIARMRKLAVDNLAVEEVGYFQDGKLACTSWGKVTKLVAHGTPDARLAGGFGLYLNVAPQVSAGHPVIVVDRGDYNALVSHERFVDVLTDTPMTVGIATLQGRIIAVNGTAPGDVMRRAASLDGFARVGARIFTSVHDGHFRAFAITDEAFVQSRMARELWALVPLALLTSALLVALIVWTSRRRLTPERALEDAIRRRELHVLYQPIMEIATGLCVGAEALLRWQRSDGTSVSPEVFIPLAEKHRLIEPLTDMMIGCVVADLADMLRRERSVHVAINISAIDMQSGRFLPVLTHALAEAGVAPRQVWLEATERGFMDAAAARETLETARAQGHMVAIDDFGTGYSSLAQLAALPLDALKIDKSFVDAIGREAATSVVVPHVIEIAHGLNLLIVAEGVETPEQEAYLRAAGVGFAQGWLYARALPAGEFLAFQEAINGRRVSPFLTSLAG